From Amycolatopsis sp. YIM 10, the proteins below share one genomic window:
- a CDS encoding sugar ABC transporter ATP-binding protein, giving the protein MAELREVTKSFGAVRALGGVSLDLRPGEAHALLGENGAGKSTLIKVLAGVYRPDEGSVLIDGEPRRFGGPADARDAGIAVIYQEPTLFGDLSVAENVFMGRQPLRSGRRIDTRAMHEAVRELFGRLGVALDPARPARGLSIADQQVVEIAKALSFDARVVVMDEPTAALSEAEVRRLFGVVRALLEAKVAVLFVSHRLDEVFELCTRATVLRDGEHVWTGDLAGHTPEDLVRRMVGRELSTLFPKQDTTPGETALQVERLTREGVFTDISFELRAGEIVALAGLVGAGRSEVARAIFGIDRPDAGTVRRDGKPLKPGSPTAAMAAGIGFVPEDRRQQGLVMEASIERNAALASLGALSRGGLIRRRDERALTQDWALRLRLKFARLGDPVGVLSGGNQQKVVLAKWLARKPAVLIVDEPTRGIDVGTKAEVHRLLSELAAEGVAVLMISSELPEVLGMADRVLVMHEGRFAAELDRVAATEESVALAAAGRA; this is encoded by the coding sequence GTGGCCGAGCTGCGCGAGGTGACCAAGTCCTTCGGTGCCGTGCGCGCGCTCGGCGGGGTGTCGCTCGACCTGCGTCCCGGCGAGGCGCACGCCCTGCTCGGCGAGAACGGGGCGGGCAAGTCCACGCTGATCAAGGTGCTCGCCGGGGTATACCGGCCGGACGAGGGCAGCGTGCTGATCGATGGTGAACCCCGCCGGTTCGGCGGGCCCGCCGACGCCAGGGACGCCGGGATCGCGGTGATCTACCAGGAACCCACGCTGTTCGGTGATCTCTCGGTCGCGGAGAACGTGTTCATGGGCCGCCAGCCGCTGCGGTCCGGGCGGCGGATCGACACACGCGCCATGCACGAAGCGGTGCGCGAGCTGTTCGGGCGGCTCGGCGTCGCGCTCGATCCGGCGCGGCCCGCCCGCGGGTTGTCCATCGCCGACCAGCAAGTGGTCGAGATCGCCAAGGCGCTCTCCTTCGACGCCCGCGTGGTGGTGATGGACGAGCCGACCGCCGCACTGTCCGAAGCGGAGGTCCGCAGGCTGTTCGGCGTGGTCAGGGCGCTGCTGGAGGCCAAGGTGGCGGTGCTCTTTGTGTCGCACCGGCTCGATGAGGTCTTCGAGTTGTGCACCCGCGCCACGGTGCTGCGCGACGGCGAGCACGTCTGGACCGGCGACCTGGCCGGGCACACGCCCGAGGACCTGGTCCGGCGCATGGTCGGCCGCGAGCTGTCCACGCTCTTCCCCAAGCAGGACACCACACCAGGGGAAACCGCACTCCAGGTCGAGCGCCTGACCAGGGAAGGCGTGTTCACCGACATCTCCTTCGAACTGCGAGCGGGCGAGATCGTCGCGCTCGCCGGGCTGGTCGGCGCCGGGCGCAGCGAGGTGGCCCGCGCGATCTTCGGCATCGACCGGCCGGACGCCGGAACCGTGCGGCGCGACGGCAAGCCGCTGAAACCCGGCTCACCGACCGCCGCGATGGCCGCCGGGATCGGCTTCGTGCCGGAGGACCGGCGGCAGCAGGGGCTGGTGATGGAGGCGTCCATCGAGCGCAACGCGGCGTTGGCCTCGCTCGGCGCGCTCAGCCGCGGCGGGCTGATCCGCCGTCGCGACGAACGCGCGCTCACCCAGGACTGGGCACTGCGGCTGCGGCTCAAGTTCGCCCGCCTCGGCGATCCGGTCGGTGTGCTCTCCGGGGGCAACCAGCAGAAGGTCGTGCTGGCGAAGTGGCTGGCCCGCAAGCCGGCCGTGCTGATCGTGGACGAGCCGACCCGCGGCATCGACGTCGGCACCAAGGCCGAGGTCCACCGGCTGCTGTCCGAACTCGCCGCGGAAGGGGTGGCGGTGCTGATGATCTCCTCCGAACTGCCCGAGGTGCTCGGCATGGCCGATCGGGTGCTGGTGATGCACGAGGGCCGCTTCGCCGCCGAACTGGACCGGGTGGCGGCCACCGAGGAGTCGGTGGCGCTGGCCGCGGCGGGCCGGGCATGA
- a CDS encoding ABC transporter permease — MTAQSTVDDSAAVERGGSARRLADRAGKVRELGILLALLLVVGGTALSNPRFIEAQSVRDLLLNASIVALLAVGQTIVVITRNVDLSVGSVLGLAAFLTADTFASNENLPVVAGVALGVLIGLACGAANGLVVALGRVPSLVVTLGTLYVFRGLDFALASGQQVNAADLPESLLALGSGRLLGVPNLVLITLVVVLAAWFFLRSYRSGRQLYAMGSNPDAAVLAGIPVRRRTFTAFAVSGAIAGLAGALWAARYGTVDAAAGTGLELQVVAAVVVGGVAIFGGSGTVLGAALGALLLSTIAGSLVVLGVPAFWQQAITGALLLVAISIDRLVALRLAAALRRNNSRGGAS; from the coding sequence ATGACCGCGCAGTCCACAGTGGACGATTCAGCGGCGGTGGAGCGCGGTGGCAGCGCCCGCAGGCTGGCCGATCGCGCGGGCAAGGTCCGCGAGCTGGGCATCCTGCTCGCGCTGCTGCTCGTGGTCGGCGGCACGGCGTTGAGCAATCCGCGGTTCATCGAGGCGCAGAGCGTGCGCGACCTGCTGCTCAACGCCTCGATCGTGGCGCTGCTCGCGGTCGGCCAGACCATCGTGGTGATCACCAGGAACGTCGACCTGTCCGTCGGCTCGGTACTCGGCCTGGCCGCCTTCCTCACCGCGGACACCTTCGCCTCGAACGAGAACCTGCCGGTGGTCGCCGGGGTCGCGCTGGGCGTGCTGATCGGGCTGGCCTGCGGGGCGGCGAACGGGCTGGTGGTCGCGCTCGGCCGGGTGCCGAGCCTGGTGGTCACGCTCGGCACGCTGTACGTCTTCCGCGGCCTCGACTTCGCGCTCGCCTCCGGGCAGCAGGTCAACGCCGCCGACCTGCCGGAAAGCCTGCTCGCCCTGGGCAGCGGGCGGCTGCTCGGGGTGCCGAACCTGGTGCTGATCACCCTTGTCGTGGTGCTGGCCGCGTGGTTCTTCCTGCGCTCGTACCGCTCCGGCAGGCAGTTGTACGCGATGGGCTCCAATCCGGACGCGGCCGTGCTCGCCGGGATCCCGGTGCGGCGGCGCACCTTCACCGCCTTCGCCGTGTCCGGCGCGATCGCCGGGCTGGCGGGCGCGTTGTGGGCCGCGCGGTACGGCACGGTCGACGCGGCGGCGGGCACCGGCCTCGAACTCCAGGTGGTCGCGGCGGTGGTGGTCGGCGGGGTGGCCATCTTCGGCGGCTCCGGCACGGTGCTCGGCGCGGCGCTGGGCGCACTGCTGCTCAGCACGATCGCCGGTTCGCTGGTGGTGCTGGGTGTGCCCGCGTTCTGGCAGCAGGCGATCACCGGCGCGCTGCTCCTGGTGGCCATCTCGATCGACCGGCTGGTGGCGCTGCGGCTGGCGGCCGCCTTGCGCCGCAACAACTCTCGTGGGGGTGCGTCATGA
- a CDS encoding ABC transporter permease: protein MMARLLRWESVLVLLLVLVAIVGTIRTDGAFLSGGNLFYLGLDISEIALIALPLTLVVVSGEIDLSVASVLGLSSALVGTLWNAGWALELILPVAIAAGAVCGAVNGLLVTRLGLPSLAVTIGTLALYRGLALVLLGDTAVADFPASFTQFGNTPIPGTQLPYPILLFALLAIGFAVLLHYSSFGRSTFAIGANPEAAWFSGIRVKRVKLILFILTGAIAAVAGIVYTLRFSSARADNGNGLELAVVAAVLLGGVSIFGGKGTLGGVIAGVLLLGGLRNLLILDDVSTEVLTVVTGALLLAGVLIPRLLGSRIFPAGRKT from the coding sequence ATGATGGCCAGGCTGCTGCGGTGGGAGTCGGTGCTGGTGCTCCTGCTGGTGCTGGTCGCCATCGTCGGCACCATCCGCACCGACGGCGCCTTTCTCTCCGGCGGCAATCTCTTCTACCTCGGCCTGGACATCTCGGAGATCGCGCTGATCGCGCTGCCGCTGACGCTGGTGGTGGTGTCCGGCGAGATCGATCTGTCGGTCGCCTCGGTGCTCGGCCTGTCCAGCGCGCTGGTCGGCACGCTGTGGAACGCGGGCTGGGCGCTGGAACTGATCCTGCCGGTGGCGATCGCGGCCGGGGCGGTGTGCGGCGCGGTCAACGGCCTGCTGGTCACCCGGCTCGGCCTGCCCTCGCTCGCGGTCACCATCGGCACGCTCGCGCTGTACCGCGGGCTCGCGCTGGTGCTGCTCGGGGACACCGCGGTCGCCGACTTCCCGGCCAGCTTCACCCAGTTCGGCAACACGCCGATCCCCGGCACGCAGCTCCCGTACCCGATCCTGCTGTTCGCCCTGCTGGCCATCGGGTTCGCCGTGCTGCTGCACTACAGCTCGTTCGGCCGGTCCACCTTCGCCATCGGCGCCAATCCGGAGGCGGCGTGGTTCTCCGGGATCCGGGTCAAGCGGGTCAAGCTGATCCTCTTCATCCTGACCGGCGCGATCGCCGCGGTCGCCGGAATCGTCTACACGCTCCGCTTCTCCAGCGCCCGCGCGGACAACGGCAACGGCCTCGAACTGGCCGTGGTCGCCGCGGTGCTGCTGGGCGGGGTGTCCATCTTCGGCGGCAAGGGCACGCTCGGCGGGGTCATCGCCGGGGTGCTGCTGCTCGGCGGACTGCGCAACCTCCTGATCCTCGACGACGTTTCGACCGAGGTGCTGACCGTGGTCACCGGCGCGCTGCTGCTCGCCGGTGTGCTCATTCCGCGCTTGCTCGGCAGCCGGATTTTCCCAGCAGGAAGGAAAACGTGA
- the rhaS gene encoding rhamnose ABC transporter substrate-binding protein — protein MKASTVARRGVAVLGMALLLASCSGTTKDSSGQGPAQQATGAANPAAPLKTGLKMTFLPKQVNNPYFTVVQQGGEKAAGELQAEFKATGPSDASASSQVTYINTAAQQRQDALIMAANDENAVAPALKTARQQGMKVVTLDSDVATDARDVFINQADSRDIAVKQVELISAAVGGSGEIAILSATPNATNQNTWIEIMKQELAKPEHAGLKLVEIAYGNDDDQTSFQKTQGLLQAHPQLKGIVSPTTVGLAAAGRYLSSSAYKGKVALTGLGTPNQLRAYVKDGTVGSFALWEPNKLGYLGVQAATALASGRITGAPGEKFTAGELGEYTIGAEGEVVLGPPTVFDAANIDRFDF, from the coding sequence ATGAAGGCAAGCACCGTCGCACGACGAGGTGTCGCGGTACTGGGTATGGCCCTGCTGCTCGCCTCCTGCAGTGGAACCACAAAGGACAGCTCGGGGCAGGGACCGGCGCAGCAGGCCACCGGTGCGGCGAACCCGGCCGCCCCGCTGAAGACCGGGCTGAAGATGACCTTCCTGCCCAAGCAGGTGAACAACCCGTACTTCACCGTGGTGCAGCAGGGCGGGGAGAAGGCGGCCGGCGAGCTGCAGGCCGAGTTCAAGGCCACCGGACCCTCCGACGCCAGTGCCTCCTCGCAGGTCACCTACATCAACACCGCCGCGCAGCAGCGCCAGGACGCGCTGATCATGGCGGCCAACGACGAGAACGCGGTGGCCCCGGCGCTGAAAACCGCGCGCCAGCAAGGGATGAAGGTGGTCACGCTCGACTCCGACGTGGCAACCGACGCCCGTGACGTGTTCATCAACCAGGCCGATTCCCGTGACATCGCGGTGAAGCAGGTCGAGCTGATCTCGGCGGCGGTCGGTGGCAGCGGGGAGATCGCCATTCTCTCGGCCACGCCGAACGCGACGAACCAGAACACCTGGATCGAGATCATGAAGCAGGAGCTGGCGAAGCCGGAGCACGCCGGGCTGAAGCTGGTCGAGATCGCCTACGGCAACGACGACGACCAGACCTCCTTCCAGAAGACCCAGGGCCTGTTGCAGGCACACCCGCAGCTCAAGGGCATCGTCTCGCCGACCACCGTCGGCCTCGCCGCGGCCGGGCGCTACCTCAGTTCCTCGGCGTACAAGGGCAAGGTCGCGCTGACCGGGCTCGGCACGCCGAACCAGCTGCGTGCCTACGTCAAGGACGGCACGGTCGGCTCGTTCGCGTTGTGGGAGCCGAACAAGCTCGGTTACCTCGGCGTGCAGGCCGCCACCGCGCTCGCCTCCGGCCGGATCACCGGCGCGCCGGGCGAGAAGTTCACCGCCGGGGAACTGGGCGAGTACACCATCGGCGCGGAGGGGGAGGTCGTGCTCGGCCCGCCGACCGTGTTCGACGCGGCCAACATCGACCGGTTCGATTTCTGA
- the rhaI gene encoding L-rhamnose isomerase, with protein MSSWAEAAEVLRAQRIETPSWAYGNSGTRFKVFAQKGIPRDPYEKIDDAAKVHELTGVAPSIALHIPWDRVEDFGALGRYAADRGIELGAINPNVFQEDDYRLGSLCNPDPGVRRKAVDHLLECVEIGRVTGSGVLSVWMADGTNYAGQDNIRARQDRLHEGLREAYDRMPDGMRLLLEYKFFEPHFYTMDVPDWGTSFAQCLRLGERAQVLVDTGHHAPGTNIEFIVAVLLREGRLGGFHFNSRNYADDDLIVGAADPFQLFRIMHELVAAGGLDPAANVAFMLDQCHNLEPKVPAMIRSVLNVQEATAKALLVDTDALARAQADGDVLGANAVVMDAFNTDVRPRLAELRQDMGLDPDPIAAYHRSGYQQRIEAERAGGAAMGWGA; from the coding sequence ATGAGTTCGTGGGCAGAGGCCGCCGAGGTGCTGCGCGCACAACGGATCGAGACGCCGTCCTGGGCGTACGGGAACTCGGGCACCCGGTTCAAGGTGTTCGCCCAGAAGGGGATTCCGCGCGACCCGTACGAGAAGATCGACGACGCCGCGAAGGTGCACGAGCTGACCGGCGTCGCGCCGAGCATCGCGCTGCACATCCCGTGGGACAGGGTCGAGGACTTCGGCGCGCTCGGCCGGTACGCCGCCGATCGCGGGATCGAGCTCGGCGCCATCAATCCCAACGTGTTCCAGGAGGACGACTACCGGCTCGGCAGCCTGTGCAACCCCGATCCGGGGGTGCGCCGCAAGGCCGTCGACCACCTGCTGGAGTGCGTGGAGATCGGGCGGGTCACCGGCTCGGGTGTGCTCTCGGTGTGGATGGCCGACGGCACCAACTACGCCGGGCAGGACAACATCCGCGCCCGCCAGGACCGGCTGCACGAGGGCCTGCGCGAGGCGTACGACCGGATGCCGGACGGCATGCGCCTGCTGCTCGAGTACAAGTTCTTCGAGCCGCACTTCTACACCATGGACGTGCCGGACTGGGGCACCTCGTTCGCCCAGTGCCTGCGCCTCGGCGAGCGCGCGCAGGTGCTGGTGGACACCGGGCACCACGCGCCGGGCACGAACATCGAGTTCATCGTCGCGGTGCTGCTGCGGGAGGGCAGGCTCGGCGGATTCCACTTCAACAGCCGCAACTACGCCGACGACGACCTGATCGTGGGCGCGGCGGATCCGTTCCAGCTCTTCCGGATCATGCACGAACTGGTGGCGGCGGGCGGGCTCGACCCGGCCGCGAACGTGGCGTTCATGCTCGACCAGTGCCACAACCTGGAGCCGAAGGTGCCGGCGATGATCCGCTCGGTGCTCAACGTGCAGGAGGCGACGGCGAAGGCGCTGCTGGTCGACACCGACGCCCTCGCCCGGGCGCAGGCCGACGGCGACGTGCTCGGCGCGAACGCGGTGGTGATGGACGCCTTCAACACCGACGTCCGGCCGCGGCTGGCCGAACTGCGGCAGGACATGGGCCTGGACCCCGACCCGATCGCCGCCTACCACCGCAGTGGCTACCAGCAGCGGATCGAGGCCGAGCGGGCCGGTGGTGCCGCCATGGGGTGGGGGGCTTGA
- a CDS encoding LuxR C-terminal-related transcriptional regulator, producing the protein MLTRERTELRHDDLELLRLLASGLPADAVARRLGLSGRTIRRRTRAICDQLGVRTQIEAVVWAVRRGLL; encoded by the coding sequence ATGTTGACCAGGGAACGCACCGAACTGCGGCACGACGACCTCGAACTGCTCCGGCTGCTCGCCTCCGGGCTGCCCGCGGACGCGGTGGCCAGACGGCTCGGCCTGTCCGGGCGCACCATCCGCCGCCGGACGCGGGCCATCTGCGATCAGCTCGGCGTGCGCACCCAGATCGAGGCGGTGGTCTGGGCGGTCCGCCGCGGCCTGCTCTGA
- a CDS encoding LamG-like jellyroll fold domain-containing protein, with translation MLTVVAPQASAQPEWAMGTPKLPTPWTHLVSPDNALPEYPRPQLTRKDWQNLNGVWEFAGAKAGEAPPFGKTLGERILVPYPSESVLSGIERHEDYMWYRRTVSVPNDWQVGSRNRLKLNFGAVDYLASVYVNGKKVAEHKGGYGAFSADITDALKPGAAQEIVVGVEDRADKTWQPVGKQRIVPDRGIFYEGASGIWQTVWMEPVAAAHVENLDMVPDIDTNSLGLTVRTSGDASKLTAEVIVRDGGAVVSRKRGPAAGEIKVDVPQAKLWSPDNPFLYDLDVILRDANDRPVDRVSSYFGMREIGKIEGADGKLRMTLNGKILFQMSTLDQGYWPDGIYTAPTDAALAFDLEQHKELGFNTVRKHIKTEPDRWYYHADRLGLLVWQDMPAMRTGGRPPVDAQQQFEKELHEIVEEKKNWTSVIGWVPFNEGWGEWNRDATGRIADEVKAQDPTRLVNAHSGVNCCDSLGDSGKGDVLDWHAYVGPGTPVPDANRASMDGEHGGFGLEIDGHMWFGEGHAYEMTPDQATLTRRYVENQTDVLKAAQRCGIGGAIYTQITDVEHEVNGFFTYDRQVKKMDFGQVKAINEQIIRESDGSGTGAPDPGPGTPGTDGVNAYKFDEGTGTTAADSVGGKNATLTGAEWATGVQGGAVSFNGNGFANTGSALVNTASSYSASAWVKLDVADGAFQTVVSQDTGSNSAFFLQYSGQDQRWAMSFVGLRALSPEKPEVGRWYHLTGVRDAKAGTVSLYVDGKKVAAQSACSAPESAGPTVIGRGQYGGNQVDFLRGDVDDVRLFDRALTDQEIASIATRP, from the coding sequence ATGCTCACCGTGGTGGCCCCGCAAGCTTCGGCCCAGCCGGAGTGGGCGATGGGCACGCCGAAACTGCCGACCCCCTGGACCCACCTGGTCAGCCCCGACAACGCGCTGCCGGAGTACCCGCGTCCGCAGCTGACCCGCAAGGACTGGCAGAACCTCAACGGCGTCTGGGAGTTCGCCGGGGCCAAGGCCGGTGAGGCGCCGCCGTTCGGCAAGACGCTGGGCGAGCGCATCCTGGTCCCGTACCCGAGCGAGTCGGTGCTCTCCGGCATCGAACGGCACGAGGACTACATGTGGTACCGCCGCACCGTGTCCGTGCCGAACGACTGGCAGGTCGGCAGCCGCAACCGGCTCAAGCTGAACTTCGGCGCGGTCGACTACCTGGCTTCGGTCTACGTCAACGGCAAGAAGGTCGCCGAGCACAAGGGCGGCTACGGCGCCTTCTCCGCCGACATCACCGACGCGCTCAAGCCGGGCGCGGCGCAGGAGATCGTGGTCGGCGTCGAGGACCGCGCGGACAAGACCTGGCAGCCGGTCGGCAAGCAGCGCATCGTGCCCGACCGCGGCATCTTCTACGAGGGCGCGTCCGGCATCTGGCAGACCGTCTGGATGGAGCCGGTGGCCGCCGCCCACGTGGAGAACCTGGACATGGTGCCGGACATCGACACCAACAGCCTCGGGCTGACCGTGCGGACCAGCGGTGACGCGAGCAAGCTGACCGCCGAGGTGATCGTGCGTGACGGCGGTGCCGTGGTCAGCCGCAAGCGCGGCCCGGCCGCCGGCGAGATCAAGGTCGACGTGCCGCAGGCGAAGCTCTGGTCGCCGGACAACCCGTTCCTCTACGACCTCGACGTGATCCTGCGCGACGCCAACGATCGTCCGGTCGACCGGGTCTCCTCCTACTTCGGCATGCGTGAGATCGGCAAGATCGAAGGCGCCGACGGCAAGCTGCGGATGACGCTGAACGGCAAGATCCTGTTCCAGATGTCCACTTTGGACCAGGGGTACTGGCCGGACGGCATCTACACCGCGCCGACCGACGCGGCGCTCGCCTTCGACCTCGAGCAGCACAAGGAACTCGGCTTCAACACCGTGCGCAAGCACATCAAGACCGAGCCCGACCGCTGGTACTACCACGCCGACCGCCTCGGCCTGCTGGTCTGGCAGGACATGCCGGCCATGCGCACCGGCGGCCGCCCGCCGGTCGACGCGCAGCAGCAGTTCGAGAAGGAACTGCACGAGATCGTCGAGGAGAAGAAGAACTGGACCTCGGTGATCGGCTGGGTGCCGTTCAACGAGGGCTGGGGCGAGTGGAACCGCGACGCCACCGGCCGCATCGCCGACGAGGTCAAGGCGCAGGACCCGACCCGGCTGGTCAACGCGCACAGCGGGGTGAACTGCTGCGACTCGCTCGGTGACTCCGGCAAGGGCGACGTGCTCGACTGGCACGCCTACGTCGGCCCCGGCACCCCCGTACCGGACGCGAACCGCGCCTCGATGGACGGTGAGCACGGCGGTTTCGGCCTGGAGATCGACGGCCACATGTGGTTCGGCGAGGGCCACGCCTACGAGATGACCCCGGACCAGGCCACGCTGACCCGCCGGTACGTGGAGAACCAGACCGACGTGCTCAAGGCCGCGCAGCGCTGCGGCATCGGCGGTGCGATCTACACCCAGATCACCGACGTCGAGCACGAGGTCAACGGCTTCTTCACCTACGACCGCCAGGTCAAGAAGATGGACTTCGGCCAGGTCAAGGCGATCAACGAGCAGATCATCCGCGAGTCCGACGGCAGCGGCACCGGCGCGCCCGACCCCGGTCCCGGCACGCCGGGCACCGACGGGGTGAACGCGTACAAGTTCGACGAGGGCACCGGCACCACGGCCGCCGATTCGGTCGGTGGCAAGAACGCGACGCTCACCGGGGCGGAATGGGCCACCGGCGTCCAGGGTGGCGCGGTTTCCTTCAACGGCAACGGTTTCGCCAACACCGGCAGCGCGCTGGTGAACACCGCGAGCAGCTACTCGGCCTCGGCGTGGGTCAAGCTCGACGTGGCCGACGGTGCCTTCCAGACCGTGGTCAGCCAGGACACCGGCAGCAACAGCGCCTTCTTCCTGCAGTACTCGGGTCAGGACCAGCGCTGGGCGATGAGCTTCGTCGGCCTGCGCGCGCTGTCGCCGGAGAAGCCGGAGGTCGGCCGCTGGTACCACCTGACCGGGGTGCGCGACGCCAAGGCGGGCACGGTCTCGCTCTACGTCGACGGCAAGAAGGTCGCCGCGCAGAGCGCCTGCTCCGCGCCGGAGTCCGCCGGCCCGACGGTGATCGGCCGCGGCCAGTACGGCGGCAACCAGGTCGACTTCCTCCGCGGTGACGTGGACGACGTCCGCCTGTTCGACCGGGCGCTGACCGACCAGGAGATCGCCTCCATCGCGACCCGCCCCTGA